A stretch of Xanthocytophaga agilis DNA encodes these proteins:
- a CDS encoding FAD-dependent oxidoreductase yields the protein MRRDGKTTSLWQDQIPDYESDNQALKSGKIYDVLVVGGGITGITTALLLQKSGKNCIVAEANSIGFGTTGGTTAHLNTMLDTDYHTLISNFDEKSAQMVAGITREAIEMIRQLANSYQANCEFKELPGYLFAQDEEQAKYIDKIVEASRKAGISIEYTNQIPINVSFQKALVFDKQAQFHPTRYLYALANAFEKAGGTLLQDCKVTNIEEGDIIQVPTSQGTIQARQVVYATHIPPGVNLLHFRCAPYRSYVLAVTLNNEAQYPDALVYDMQDPYHYYRTQDIDGKRYLIVGGEDHKTAHMENTETCFRNLESHVRQYFDVDQIAFRWSSQYFETTDGLPYIGHLPGASDNIYVATGFSGNGMTLGTVAAIVLNELLTTGQSPYKDLFAPGRVKPVAGFTSFVKEQADVIKEFASKWFSQSDLGELADLAHDEARVVEYEGTSIAMYKDEYGRIHAVNPTCPHAKCAVAWNSTEKSWDCPCHGSRFSCDGELLTGPARSNLEKINIDELEEADGE from the coding sequence ATGAGAAGAGATGGAAAAACAACCAGCCTATGGCAAGACCAGATACCTGATTATGAGTCAGACAACCAAGCCCTGAAATCTGGTAAAATTTATGATGTATTGGTCGTTGGAGGAGGGATCACAGGTATAACAACAGCCCTTCTATTACAAAAATCTGGTAAGAATTGTATAGTTGCAGAAGCAAACTCTATTGGGTTTGGAACTACAGGAGGAACTACAGCCCATCTGAATACCATGCTTGATACGGATTACCATACCCTAATCAGTAATTTCGATGAGAAAAGTGCTCAAATGGTAGCCGGGATTACCCGTGAAGCTATTGAAATGATCAGGCAACTGGCTAACAGCTATCAGGCAAACTGTGAATTTAAAGAATTACCTGGGTATCTCTTTGCTCAGGATGAAGAACAGGCAAAGTATATAGACAAAATAGTTGAGGCGTCCCGTAAAGCAGGAATTTCCATCGAATATACAAATCAGATTCCAATAAATGTTTCATTTCAGAAGGCACTGGTCTTTGATAAACAAGCACAGTTTCATCCTACCCGCTATCTATATGCCCTGGCAAACGCCTTTGAAAAAGCAGGCGGAACCTTATTGCAAGACTGCAAAGTAACAAATATCGAGGAAGGAGATATTATTCAGGTACCCACTTCTCAGGGAACTATTCAGGCCAGACAAGTAGTATATGCTACACATATACCTCCTGGTGTGAATCTGTTGCACTTCCGTTGCGCTCCTTATCGAAGTTATGTATTGGCTGTAACACTAAACAATGAGGCACAATACCCGGACGCTTTAGTATATGACATGCAGGATCCTTACCATTATTATCGCACTCAGGACATAGATGGTAAACGTTATCTGATTGTGGGTGGAGAGGATCATAAAACAGCGCATATGGAAAATACAGAAACTTGCTTCCGTAATCTGGAAAGCCATGTAAGACAGTATTTTGATGTAGATCAGATTGCATTCCGATGGTCGTCCCAATATTTTGAAACAACCGACGGCTTACCTTATATAGGACATTTACCAGGAGCGTCTGACAATATCTATGTTGCTACAGGCTTCAGTGGAAATGGTATGACACTTGGTACAGTGGCAGCTATTGTACTCAATGAACTGCTCACTACAGGTCAAAGCCCTTATAAAGATTTGTTTGCTCCCGGCAGAGTAAAACCAGTAGCAGGATTTACTTCTTTTGTGAAAGAACAGGCAGATGTTATAAAGGAATTCGCCAGTAAATGGTTTTCTCAGAGTGATCTTGGAGAGTTGGCAGATCTGGCACATGATGAAGCCCGGGTTGTGGAATACGAAGGCACCTCCATAGCTATGTACAAAGACGAATATGGACGCATACATGCTGTAAATCCGACATGCCCTCATGCCAAATGTGCTGTAGCCTGGAATAGTACTGAAAAAAGCTGGGATTGCCCATGTCATGGATCTCGTTTCTCCTGTGATGGCGAACTCCTGACGGGACCAGCACGTAGTAATCTGGAAAAAATCAATATAGATGAACTGGAAGAAGCAGATGGAGAATAA
- a CDS encoding sugar phosphate isomerase/epimerase → MEQPLLTRRNFLGTVTTALTGAVLLPQSVFSAPAILKNLGKPNSKFNGVQIGVITYSFRSLPSNAEQILQYCIECNISAIELMGNVAEAFAGAPHASTEPMQPFRGTPGQRPELTPEQKAEQAAKAKDIADWRTKVAMDKFEQLRSMYKAAGVSIYAYKPNAFGVNNTDSEIDYGMRAAKALGATHVTLEMPTDSVQTQRLANIAAKHKVLVAYHGHLQQTPTLWDVALGQSKYNALNCDLGHYTAAGYNALELLEAKHDRIASVHLKDRQNPDHGKENLPWGTGDTPLKDILQLMRKNKYTFPGTIELEYQIPEGSTAVKEVAKCVEYCRQTLEKNG, encoded by the coding sequence ATGGAACAGCCACTACTCACAAGACGTAATTTCCTGGGAACTGTAACTACAGCCTTGACAGGAGCAGTTCTATTGCCACAATCTGTTTTCAGTGCTCCTGCTATTCTGAAAAATCTGGGTAAGCCCAATTCAAAATTCAATGGAGTTCAGATAGGTGTAATCACATATTCATTCAGAAGTTTGCCAAGCAATGCAGAACAAATTCTCCAATACTGCATTGAGTGTAATATCAGCGCTATCGAACTGATGGGAAACGTAGCAGAAGCATTTGCAGGAGCACCCCATGCTTCTACAGAGCCGATGCAGCCCTTCAGAGGAACTCCAGGTCAACGACCAGAACTAACACCTGAGCAAAAAGCTGAACAGGCAGCCAAGGCCAAAGACATAGCAGACTGGCGGACAAAAGTTGCTATGGATAAATTTGAACAGCTTCGTAGCATGTACAAAGCTGCTGGAGTAAGCATATATGCATATAAACCTAATGCATTTGGAGTTAACAATACAGATAGCGAAATTGACTATGGTATGCGGGCAGCAAAAGCATTGGGAGCCACCCATGTTACCCTGGAAATGCCAACAGATTCAGTTCAAACCCAGCGTCTCGCGAACATAGCAGCTAAACATAAAGTCCTGGTTGCATACCATGGACACCTTCAGCAAACTCCTACCTTATGGGATGTTGCCTTGGGACAATCCAAATACAATGCCCTAAACTGTGATCTGGGACATTACACCGCAGCAGGATACAATGCCTTGGAACTACTTGAGGCTAAACACGACCGTATTGCAAGTGTCCATTTGAAAGACAGACAAAATCCTGATCATGGAAAAGAAAATCTCCCCTGGGGCACAGGAGACACACCTCTTAAAGATATATTACAACTCATGCGGAAAAACAAGTACACATTTCCGGGAACAATTGAACTGGAATATCAGATACCTGAAGGTTCCACAGCAGTCAAGGAAGTTGCCAAGTGTGTAGAATACTGCCGCCAAACACTTGAAAAAAACGGATAG
- a CDS encoding NAD(P)/FAD-dependent oxidoreductase — protein sequence MGNKARIPDSENPRVVIVGGGFAGIELAKSLNGVNVQVVLIDKTNHHTFQPLLYQVSTAGLEAESIVYPFRKIFDEQPNFFFRLAQVISVDTQTQVVETSIGFLRYDYLVIATGATTNFYGNKEIEKNSIPIKNIIDALSLRNTILSNFEKALQIEDDEQLNSLIDFVIVGGGPTGVELAGALSELRKHVFPNDYKELDFLKMDIHIIQSGPRILNGMSEEASLKALQFLENLNVKVWLNRRVESYDGYTVVLDSGEKLITRTLIWAAGVSGAPIEGLDKKCILKGSRIQVDEYSKVVGYTNIFAIGDIAAMVTPDNPQGHPMMAQPAIQQGRLLGENLTCILTGKPLKPFHYKDQGSMATIGRHRAVADLKINKKEYKMQGWFAWFIWMFVHLISIIGFRNRLFVFLNWIWSYISYDKGIRLIIGNPKSNKPVEEEVPKALN from the coding sequence ATGGGTAATAAAGCCAGAATTCCAGACTCCGAAAATCCACGCGTAGTAATCGTTGGTGGCGGATTTGCAGGTATAGAGCTAGCAAAATCGCTGAACGGAGTAAATGTACAGGTAGTACTGATTGATAAAACCAATCACCATACCTTTCAGCCTCTTTTGTATCAGGTATCTACAGCCGGACTGGAAGCTGAATCTATTGTTTACCCCTTCCGAAAGATCTTTGATGAACAACCCAATTTCTTTTTTCGTCTGGCTCAGGTGATTTCTGTTGATACCCAGACTCAGGTTGTAGAAACCTCTATTGGATTTCTGCGATATGACTATCTGGTAATTGCCACAGGAGCGACCACTAATTTTTATGGGAACAAAGAAATTGAAAAGAATTCAATTCCTATAAAAAATATCATTGATGCCCTCTCACTTCGTAACACGATTCTATCCAACTTTGAAAAAGCATTACAAATTGAAGATGATGAACAGTTAAACAGTCTGATTGATTTTGTAATCGTTGGAGGAGGTCCTACAGGAGTAGAGTTGGCAGGAGCACTAAGCGAACTGCGTAAACATGTATTTCCGAACGATTACAAAGAACTGGACTTCCTGAAAATGGACATTCATATTATACAGAGTGGTCCACGTATATTGAATGGTATGTCAGAGGAAGCATCACTGAAAGCACTACAGTTCTTAGAGAATCTGAATGTAAAGGTGTGGCTCAACAGACGGGTAGAATCATATGATGGATACACTGTAGTGCTCGATTCTGGTGAAAAACTGATTACTCGTACACTCATCTGGGCAGCAGGTGTATCTGGAGCCCCTATCGAAGGACTGGATAAAAAATGTATTCTCAAAGGGTCACGCATACAGGTAGATGAATATAGCAAAGTTGTTGGGTATACTAATATTTTTGCCATTGGAGATATTGCAGCAATGGTTACACCTGACAATCCTCAGGGACATCCAATGATGGCCCAACCTGCTATCCAGCAAGGCAGGCTTTTAGGTGAGAATCTGACCTGTATCCTCACTGGCAAACCGTTAAAGCCCTTTCACTATAAAGATCAAGGATCTATGGCTACTATTGGACGTCATCGGGCTGTTGCAGATCTGAAAATCAACAAAAAGGAATATAAAATGCAGGGTTGGTTTGCCTGGTTTATCTGGATGTTTGTCCATCTTATATCCATCATTGGCTTTCGGAACCGCCTGTTTGTATTTCTTAACTGGATATGGAGTTATATAAGTTATGATAAAGGTATACGCCTCATCATTGGCAATCCTAAATCCAATAAGCCTGTAGAAGAAGAAGTTCCCAAAGCACTTAACTAG
- a CDS encoding LexA family transcriptional regulator, which produces MSQNRAIRLSKLRRQSGLTLREVSEKIGLSHGRIDAYESDSSIKIKRHILDALASLYHTTVDFIEEGIEPEGAETHTREVNIAEIDRLNDRQIKRLRIPIIPLSVSATFLENVDGSFVYDWKELSNLEQESVVKEPGVRYDGKTVVFKVINYSMYPAIKPGCRILCTWVEDGNWQYAQGVHVLSLRTGMLIVKRVRKYEEGRLLLVSDNPDHGEMWVGLSDVIAIWKAEYKTYELIE; this is translated from the coding sequence ATGTCTCAAAACCGCGCTATTCGTTTATCAAAACTTCGTCGGCAATCTGGCCTTACTTTAAGAGAAGTATCAGAAAAAATAGGGCTATCTCACGGTCGTATTGATGCGTATGAATCAGATTCCTCTATTAAGATCAAACGCCATATTCTGGATGCACTGGCAAGTTTGTATCATACCACTGTAGATTTTATTGAAGAAGGAATAGAACCCGAAGGAGCAGAGACCCATACTCGAGAAGTCAATATTGCAGAAATAGATCGTTTGAATGACAGACAGATAAAACGTCTCCGAATTCCTATCATTCCTTTGTCTGTGAGTGCAACCTTTCTGGAAAATGTAGATGGTAGTTTTGTCTATGACTGGAAAGAACTTTCCAATTTGGAGCAGGAGAGTGTGGTAAAAGAACCAGGTGTACGTTATGATGGAAAGACTGTCGTTTTTAAGGTAATCAACTATTCCATGTATCCTGCCATCAAGCCGGGTTGTCGCATATTGTGTACCTGGGTAGAAGATGGTAACTGGCAGTATGCCCAGGGAGTTCATGTACTATCCTTGCGAACAGGCATGCTGATTGTAAAGCGGGTTCGTAAATATGAAGAAGGGCGTTTATTGCTGGTAAGTGATAATCCGGACCATGGAGAAATGTGGGTAGGACTAAGTGATGTGATTGCTATCTGGAAGGCTGAATACAAAACATATGAACTGATCGAGTAG
- a CDS encoding DUF5060 domain-containing protein yields the protein MKRLFSIVSVCLFHTYTVVAGVIQFPVLNKTSFQQYEKVELTFQINQIYSNPYDPDIVKVDAEIITPENKTVLVPCFYYIPAIFSINSATESTTGASWKLRYTPVLAGSYQIRIKIVDGTTTVSDPISFTVTAGSAKGFVRIDAGNKQFMRFDNQTPYYPVGYNLCWNNRNLVDFYHTWITQHMNPNGVNWMRYWLTDFARQALEWKPGHWSDWYNGLGRYNQSAAGILDSTIALCEANGVYMQLVMQHHGQYSTKVNSEWADNPYNIANGGFLSNAGDFFTNADAKKQTQKMYRYIVARWGYSRSIMSCELFNEVEYSDGTNTAIDNWHDEMSQYLKSIDVNQHIVNTSSGKDNSTLPLLNDNVAMDQLQWHTYSGSIEKVVYNQIQTFIPYTKSMMNGEFGSGTEYPQNGSHPDNWGDHVRKTMWTSMMSGAPAMFWFWDIYIEAKGLYSMYKPLSQFMNGIDIVSETDGISRKIPFANNPAIVGTVNVAPGVSDWSGTNSPDPFTSTIDASGTASNTATLTNYIHGSWQNRNRDLRFTVTFQGTGSVTLQVNDLSGSGTKTIEVYVDNTLKTTCNVTAKGSFTIGSIPAGQHVIRLYNSGQDWVQFGQIQFTNVTIRPLEALGFTGTKKAYGYVNNTTYGEWADSTTITVISSASLKVGKMEKGIYDVSFMNPVTGDLIGQSQITATTDSLTVLLPSFRKDLGYKIAYISPGPTATERNTNNFGLLYPNPSGNYLIIEIEDAATIRSVVAYTLLAAPYKLPYTTQGNKCYVNTSLLPSGQYCLTYTTRNGRKASSRIIKQ from the coding sequence ATGAAGAGACTCTTTTCTATAGTAAGTGTGTGTTTATTTCATACCTATACAGTTGTTGCAGGCGTTATTCAATTCCCTGTTCTTAATAAAACATCATTTCAGCAGTATGAGAAGGTTGAACTAACCTTTCAGATTAATCAAATATATAGCAATCCTTATGATCCGGATATTGTAAAAGTAGATGCTGAAATAATAACACCTGAAAATAAAACTGTACTGGTCCCCTGCTTTTATTACATTCCTGCAATATTCAGTATCAACTCAGCTACTGAAAGTACTACAGGAGCTTCCTGGAAGCTTCGTTATACACCTGTGCTGGCAGGCAGTTATCAAATCAGGATAAAGATTGTGGATGGCACAACGACTGTTTCTGATCCTATATCTTTTACTGTGACAGCAGGTAGTGCAAAAGGTTTTGTTCGGATTGATGCTGGTAATAAACAGTTTATGCGTTTTGATAATCAGACACCCTATTATCCGGTAGGGTACAATCTATGTTGGAACAATAGAAATCTGGTAGATTTTTATCACACATGGATTACACAGCATATGAATCCCAATGGAGTGAACTGGATGCGATACTGGCTTACTGACTTTGCCCGACAGGCACTCGAATGGAAGCCTGGACACTGGTCGGATTGGTACAATGGATTGGGAAGGTATAATCAGTCTGCTGCAGGTATACTCGATTCAACAATAGCATTGTGTGAAGCCAATGGAGTTTACATGCAACTGGTAATGCAACATCATGGCCAGTATTCAACTAAGGTCAATTCCGAGTGGGCTGATAATCCATATAACATAGCCAATGGTGGTTTTCTTTCCAATGCAGGTGATTTTTTTACCAATGCAGATGCCAAAAAGCAAACGCAGAAAATGTATCGTTACATTGTAGCTAGATGGGGATATTCGCGCTCTATTATGAGCTGCGAGTTGTTTAATGAGGTAGAATATTCAGACGGGACAAATACAGCTATTGATAACTGGCATGACGAAATGAGTCAGTATCTGAAATCTATTGATGTAAACCAACATATTGTCAATACCAGTAGTGGGAAAGATAATTCTACTCTTCCTTTGTTGAATGACAATGTTGCCATGGATCAGCTTCAGTGGCATACCTATTCAGGTAGTATTGAGAAGGTTGTATATAACCAGATACAAACATTTATTCCCTATACCAAATCCATGATGAATGGAGAGTTTGGCAGTGGAACTGAATATCCGCAGAATGGCTCACATCCGGATAACTGGGGAGATCATGTGCGCAAAACCATGTGGACGAGTATGATGAGTGGAGCACCTGCTATGTTCTGGTTTTGGGATATTTATATTGAAGCCAAAGGCTTATACAGTATGTATAAGCCACTCAGCCAGTTTATGAATGGGATAGATATTGTAAGTGAAACAGATGGTATATCTCGTAAAATTCCGTTTGCCAATAATCCGGCCATAGTAGGTACAGTCAATGTCGCTCCCGGAGTGTCAGATTGGTCGGGAACCAACAGTCCAGACCCATTTACAAGTACTATTGATGCCTCAGGTACTGCCTCCAACACAGCCACTTTGACAAATTATATTCACGGCTCCTGGCAGAATCGTAACAGGGATCTTCGATTTACAGTTACTTTTCAAGGTACAGGCTCTGTTACATTGCAGGTCAACGACCTATCTGGTTCCGGAACCAAGACGATAGAGGTCTATGTTGATAATACACTGAAAACAACCTGTAATGTTACGGCTAAGGGATCATTTACGATAGGCTCTATCCCTGCCGGACAACATGTAATTCGTCTCTATAATTCAGGCCAGGATTGGGTACAGTTTGGTCAGATTCAGTTTACCAATGTGACCATTCGTCCATTGGAGGCATTGGGGTTTACAGGTACTAAAAAGGCATATGGGTATGTAAACAATACAACCTATGGTGAGTGGGCTGACTCTACAACTATTACCGTAATCAGTAGTGCTTCCCTAAAGGTTGGAAAGATGGAGAAAGGAATCTATGACGTCTCATTTATGAATCCGGTGACAGGTGATTTGATAGGCCAGAGCCAGATTACAGCGACAACAGATTCTCTTACTGTTCTTTTGCCTTCATTCCGAAAAGATCTGGGGTATAAGATAGCCTACATATCTCCTGGACCTACTGCCACAGAGAGAAATACCAATAACTTTGGATTATTATATCCTAATCCCAGTGGTAATTATTTAATTATTGAGATAGAGGATGCTGCCACCATTCGTTCAGTAGTGGCTTATACGCTGTTAGCTGCACCATATAAGTTGCCTTATACAACCCAAGGTAACAAATGTTATGTGAATACTTCCTTGTTGCCTTCTGGTCAATACTGTCTCACATATACAACACGCAACGGGCGAAAAGCTTCATCCCGTATTATCAAACAGTAG
- a CDS encoding helix-turn-helix transcriptional regulator, translating to MTAAKQFISKQTLFLGVLIIILLLLLNIVFTYHNNRIMQENRQLQKQAEEIKVAVSQAIYIIHNADLALRGYALFKDAKYLPPLYFANEDKDSIYLTIELPLRKQNYPLTEFNQLKDSINAYVHLCMDMKVLFDQKNFYEFERLANLDKGHHLWLQYEKFMRTIHVYEDTINLSAQHRYDEAEKRIYLVQFLLLLLCVPTLLFTAFHTHKRLITAEGLKEAKEENARLLAEQNITLEKVVIERTAEIARQNKELKEKHQQIIVQNITLKEIQKQKLEIYTQTILEKTQIIETIQHELEELRNSRSENEGSVDNEIVEKIKVILRSRILTEESWQQFRTDFETVYPLFFATLRYHYSDITQAELRLSALIKLNLSLKESATILGIAPESVKKARHRLRKKLKVEEEETLEKFIQTLA from the coding sequence ATGACAGCCGCAAAACAGTTTATTAGCAAACAGACTCTCTTCCTGGGAGTCCTTATTATTATTTTACTGCTTCTGTTAAATATAGTATTTACATACCACAACAACAGAATCATGCAGGAGAACAGGCAACTACAAAAACAGGCGGAAGAAATAAAGGTCGCTGTATCTCAGGCAATTTATATCATACATAATGCTGACCTTGCTTTGCGGGGATATGCTTTGTTTAAAGATGCCAAGTATTTGCCTCCTCTCTACTTTGCCAATGAAGATAAAGATTCCATTTACCTGACAATTGAGCTACCATTGCGTAAGCAAAATTATCCGCTTACAGAATTTAATCAATTGAAAGATTCTATTAATGCGTATGTTCATTTATGTATGGATATGAAAGTGCTGTTTGATCAAAAAAACTTTTATGAATTTGAACGTTTGGCTAATCTGGATAAAGGACACCATTTATGGCTTCAATACGAGAAGTTTATGCGAACTATTCATGTCTATGAAGATACGATCAACCTGAGTGCGCAACACCGATATGATGAGGCTGAGAAAAGGATCTATCTGGTGCAGTTTCTTTTGCTTCTTTTGTGTGTGCCTACATTACTCTTTACTGCTTTTCATACACATAAACGGCTCATAACTGCCGAGGGGCTTAAAGAAGCCAAAGAGGAAAATGCGCGCTTACTTGCTGAACAGAATATCACTTTGGAGAAAGTGGTTATAGAACGAACTGCAGAGATTGCCAGACAGAATAAGGAACTTAAAGAAAAGCATCAGCAAATTATTGTACAGAACATCACCCTAAAGGAAATACAAAAACAAAAGCTGGAGATATACACACAGACAATACTGGAAAAAACTCAGATCATTGAAACTATACAACATGAACTGGAAGAATTAAGAAATAGTCGGTCTGAAAATGAGGGCTCTGTTGATAATGAAATTGTTGAAAAGATAAAGGTTATCTTACGATCCCGAATTCTTACAGAGGAATCCTGGCAGCAGTTCAGAACAGACTTTGAAACAGTATATCCTCTTTTTTTTGCTACTCTGCGTTATCACTATTCTGATATCACTCAGGCAGAGCTTAGACTTTCTGCTTTAATAAAACTTAATTTATCCTTAAAAGAGTCTGCAACTATTCTTGGAATTGCCCCTGAAAGTGTAAAAAAAGCCCGGCATCGGCTTAGAAAAAAATTAAAGGTAGAAGAGGAAGAAACACTGGAGAAGTTTATTCAGACATTAGCCTGA